The following proteins come from a genomic window of Gossypium raimondii isolate GPD5lz chromosome 5, ASM2569854v1, whole genome shotgun sequence:
- the LOC105765951 gene encoding actin-related protein 2/3 complex subunit 3, with protein sequence MVYHSTFADEEGITKACGCPLLPLKSRKKGPGPAPVSEQGKTDIVDEAITFFRCNVFFRNFDIKGPADKLLIYLTFYINLSLKKLEGCRTLAEGSKAILNLGVENVTIPGESGFPFTGLFSLPQSQQEAELLRDYLKQIREETSGRLLGVAYRPNGTPNKWWLAFAKRKFMNIALLDK encoded by the exons ATG GTTTATCATTCTACTTTTGCTGATGAGGAAGGAATTACTAAAGCCTGTGGCTGCCCTTTACTTCCTTTGAAAAGTCGTAAAAAGGGTCCTGGTCCTGCTCCTGTTTCAGAACAAG GCAAAACGGATATAGTTGATGAAGCCATCACATTCTTTCGTTGCAATGTCTTCTTTAGGAACTTCGATATTAAAGGCCCTGCAGATAAGCTCCTTATATATTTGACATTCTACATAAATCTGTCTCTAAAGAAGCTTGAAGGTTGTAGAACCTTGGCTGAGGGGTCTAAGGCAATTCTTAACTTAGGAGTGGAAAATGTTACCATACCTGGTGAATCTGGTTTTCCTTTTACAGGGCTCTTTTCTCTTCCACAGTCTCAACAGGAAGCAG AATTGCTGAGGGATTATCTGAAGCAAATAAGAGAAGAGACGAGTGGGAGACTGTTGGGTGTTGCATATAGGCCTAATGGAACACCAAATAAGTGGTGGTTAGCATTTGCAAAAAGGAAATTCATGAACATTGCTCTTCTTGATAAATAA
- the LOC105766741 gene encoding uncharacterized protein LOC105766741: MAKFGVLLLFIFSMFYVAMPNNLTLIPEQITFPHPLCRSQIALVNFACAMVPILPMPQPPPPPADGNGLRHRHRRRHRHMHRHGSHETPEQRYCCEWLRQMDTLCVCEILYHLPPFLWKPNHKYTVVVDDECSVTFLCQGRQRL, encoded by the coding sequence ATGGCAAAATTTGGGGTCCTTTTATTGTTCATCTTCTCCATGTTCTACGTTGCAATGCCTAATAACCTGACCTTAATCCCAGAACAAATAACATTTCCACATCCACTTTGCAGGTCCCAAATCGCGCTGGTGAACTTTGCATGCGCGATGGTGCCTATACTCCCGATGCCACAGCCCCCTCCTCCGCCGGCAGATGGGAATGGGCTTAGACACCGACACCGGCGTCGACACAGGCACATGCATAGACATGGGAGTCATGAGACACCCGAACAGCGTTACTGTTGTGAATGGCTGAGGCAAATGGACACGTTGTGTGTGTGTGAGATACTGTATCACTTGCCGCCTTTCCTTTGGAAGCCTAATCATAAGTATACCGTTGTCGTCGACGATGAATGCAGCGTCACCTTCTTGTGTCAAGGTCGGCAACGGCTTTGA